Proteins from a genomic interval of Croceicoccus naphthovorans:
- a CDS encoding DUF3576 domain-containing protein: MTGTFFESTIAKPARLLAAASALALLAGCGGSNDAVKADLAASQVTTIGVNAYLWRASLDTLDFAPILQADSNGGVIVTDWYNNPANPGERIKVSVAILDQDLRADALRVAASREVSQGGAWVAAPVQAATIQKLEDIILTRARELRRDALTG; the protein is encoded by the coding sequence ATGACCGGCACCTTCTTCGAAAGCACCATCGCAAAACCGGCCCGGCTGCTGGCGGCGGCAAGCGCACTGGCGCTGCTTGCGGGCTGCGGCGGCAGCAACGATGCGGTCAAGGCCGACCTTGCGGCCAGCCAGGTCACCACGATCGGCGTCAACGCCTACCTTTGGCGCGCCAGCCTCGACACGCTGGACTTCGCGCCGATCCTGCAGGCCGATTCGAACGGCGGCGTGATCGTGACCGACTGGTACAACAATCCGGCCAATCCGGGTGAGCGGATCAAGGTCAGCGTCGCGATCCTGGACCAGGACCTGCGCGCCGATGCGCTGCGCGTTGCGGCCAGCCGCGAAGTGTCGCAGGGCGGCGCATGGGTGGCCGCGCCGGTTCAGGCCGCGACGATCCAGAAGCTGGAAGACATCATCCTTACGCGCGCCCGCGAACTGCGCCGCGACGCGCTGACCGGCTGA
- the leuS gene encoding leucine--tRNA ligase → MSEERFDPSVADGRWQRAWDEAEAFRADSESDKPKSYVLEMFPYPSGRIHIGHVRNYTMGDVLARFKAMTGHEVLHPMGWDAFGMPAENAAMEKGVHPGGWTRENIANMKAQLQRLGFALDWSREFATCDAEYYGHEQALFLEFYRHGLVYRRESAVNWDPVDMTVLANEQVIDGRGWRSGALVEKRKLSQWFLKITQFADELLEGLGGLDKWPEKVRLMQENWIGKSTGLQAHFKGSNFDETIEVYTTRPDTIFGASFVAVAADHPIAQAVADTDHMAAAFIEKCKAGGTTAAELETAEKLGFDTGLKVAHPFTGEDLPVWIANFVLMDYGTGAIMAVPGHDQRDFEFATKYGLPIKRVVAASKADADKPFEGEAEAGEGIVVNSDFLSGLSVEDAKTAIITRAAEDGWGIPKTQYRLRDWGVSRQRYWGTPIPMIHCDACGVVPVPEDQLPVTLPDDVDFKTPGNPLDRHPTWKHVDCPKCGAKARRETDTLDTFADSSWYFLRFASQPGDKPFDAAEVAKWLPVNQYIGGIEHAILHLLYARFWTRALAHCGMVEVKEPFAQLFTQGMVTHETYERKVDGRAVYYSPSEVLRDGNGATLKDDGQPVEIGRVIKMSKSKKNVVDPDEIVAQYGADAVRWFMLSDSPPERDLPWSEAGIEGCGRFVQRLWRLFGQYDANAQGDDKALARKMHQTIAAVADDIEALGFNKAVARIYELTNAAEKAAPSASRSEAIRTLILLVAPMMPHLSEEAWSRAGFTGLIAQAAWPRYDEAMLVEDEVTIAVQVKGKLRDTITVAKGTGKDQLEALALASEKVQRNIDGAPVRKVIVVPDRLVNIVV, encoded by the coding sequence ATGAGTGAAGAACGCTTCGATCCGTCGGTCGCCGACGGACGCTGGCAACGCGCGTGGGACGAGGCGGAGGCTTTCCGCGCCGATTCCGAGAGCGACAAGCCGAAGAGCTATGTGCTGGAGATGTTCCCCTATCCTTCGGGGCGCATCCACATCGGCCATGTGCGCAACTACACGATGGGCGACGTGCTGGCACGCTTCAAGGCGATGACCGGGCATGAAGTGCTGCATCCGATGGGCTGGGACGCGTTCGGCATGCCGGCCGAAAATGCCGCGATGGAAAAGGGCGTACATCCCGGCGGTTGGACGCGCGAGAATATCGCCAACATGAAGGCGCAGTTGCAGCGCCTTGGCTTTGCGCTGGACTGGAGCCGCGAGTTCGCGACCTGCGATGCCGAATATTATGGGCACGAACAGGCGCTCTTCCTCGAATTCTACAGGCATGGCCTCGTCTATCGCCGCGAATCCGCGGTGAACTGGGACCCGGTCGACATGACCGTGCTGGCCAACGAACAGGTGATCGACGGGCGCGGCTGGCGCTCTGGCGCACTGGTGGAGAAGCGGAAGCTTTCCCAGTGGTTCCTAAAAATCACGCAGTTTGCCGACGAATTGCTCGAAGGGCTGGGCGGGCTCGACAAGTGGCCCGAAAAAGTCCGGCTGATGCAGGAAAACTGGATCGGCAAGTCGACCGGCCTTCAGGCGCATTTCAAGGGCAGCAACTTCGACGAGACCATCGAGGTCTATACCACGCGGCCCGACACGATTTTCGGCGCAAGCTTCGTCGCCGTCGCCGCCGATCACCCGATCGCGCAGGCAGTGGCCGATACCGACCACATGGCGGCGGCCTTCATCGAAAAGTGCAAGGCAGGCGGCACGACCGCAGCCGAGCTGGAAACGGCGGAGAAGCTGGGCTTCGATACTGGGCTGAAAGTTGCGCACCCGTTCACGGGCGAGGACTTGCCGGTCTGGATAGCGAACTTCGTGCTGATGGATTACGGCACCGGCGCGATCATGGCCGTGCCGGGCCACGACCAGCGCGACTTCGAATTCGCCACCAAGTACGGACTTCCCATCAAGCGCGTGGTCGCGGCCAGCAAGGCCGATGCCGACAAGCCGTTCGAGGGCGAGGCCGAAGCGGGCGAGGGAATCGTCGTCAATTCCGACTTCCTCTCCGGCCTTTCGGTCGAGGATGCGAAGACCGCGATTATCACGCGCGCTGCCGAAGACGGTTGGGGCATTCCCAAGACGCAGTATCGCCTACGTGACTGGGGCGTTTCGCGTCAGCGGTATTGGGGCACGCCAATCCCGATGATCCATTGCGATGCCTGCGGCGTGGTTCCGGTCCCTGAGGATCAATTGCCGGTCACGCTTCCCGACGACGTGGATTTCAAGACGCCGGGCAACCCGCTCGACCGTCACCCTACGTGGAAACATGTCGATTGCCCGAAGTGCGGCGCAAAGGCGCGGCGAGAGACAGACACGCTCGACACCTTTGCCGATTCCAGCTGGTACTTCCTGCGCTTTGCCAGCCAGCCGGGCGACAAGCCGTTCGATGCCGCCGAAGTCGCCAAGTGGCTGCCGGTCAACCAGTACATCGGCGGGATCGAACACGCGATCCTGCACTTGCTCTACGCCCGGTTCTGGACCCGAGCGCTGGCCCATTGCGGCATGGTTGAGGTGAAGGAACCCTTCGCCCAGTTGTTCACGCAAGGTATGGTCACGCACGAGACCTATGAACGCAAGGTCGATGGCCGCGCGGTCTATTACAGCCCTTCCGAAGTCCTGCGTGATGGTAATGGCGCGACGCTCAAAGACGATGGTCAGCCGGTGGAGATCGGCCGCGTCATCAAGATGTCGAAGTCGAAAAAGAACGTCGTCGACCCGGACGAGATCGTGGCTCAGTACGGTGCGGACGCGGTGCGCTGGTTCATGCTCTCCGACAGCCCGCCCGAACGCGATCTGCCGTGGAGCGAAGCGGGCATCGAAGGCTGCGGTCGTTTCGTCCAGCGCCTGTGGCGTCTGTTCGGGCAGTACGACGCCAATGCGCAAGGTGACGACAAGGCTCTGGCGCGTAAGATGCACCAGACAATCGCTGCCGTGGCCGACGATATCGAGGCGTTGGGTTTCAACAAGGCCGTCGCCCGCATCTACGAATTGACAAATGCTGCCGAAAAGGCCGCGCCCTCGGCCAGCCGCAGCGAGGCGATCCGCACGCTGATCCTGCTGGTCGCGCCGATGATGCCGCATTTGTCCGAAGAGGCATGGTCGCGCGCCGGATTTACCGGCCTGATCGCGCAAGCCGCGTGGCCCAGGTACGACGAGGCGATGCTGGTCGAGGACGAAGTTACCATCGCCGTGCAGGTGAAGGGCAAGCTGCGCGATACGATCACCGTCGCCAAGGGAACCGGCAAGGATCAGCTGGAGGCGCTTGCGCTTGCCAGCGAGAAGGTTCAGCGTAACATCGATGGGGCGCCGGTCCGCAAGGTGATCGTGGTGCCCGACCGTTTGGTGAACATCGTCGTCTGA
- the lptE gene encoding LPS assembly lipoprotein LptE, with translation MRFLVLPLALLLSACGLSPMYAGGGNGRVATGLAAIEVSPISGQLGWLMRDALIERLGADGGSPQYRLDVRLDDQLEGLGLLGDDTIGRERRTLRARYRLVDLTTGETVLDTTSGMDAGIDVVSSEYATIAAEQTAIENLTREVSERIVTNVALKLRANGPAPVM, from the coding sequence ATGCGTTTTCTCGTCCTCCCTCTTGCGCTGCTGCTCTCTGCCTGCGGGCTGTCGCCGATGTACGCGGGCGGCGGTAACGGACGGGTCGCGACCGGGCTTGCCGCGATAGAGGTGTCGCCGATTTCGGGCCAGCTCGGCTGGCTGATGCGCGATGCCTTGATTGAGCGGTTGGGCGCGGACGGCGGTTCGCCGCAGTATCGGCTCGACGTGCGGCTCGACGACCAGCTTGAGGGCCTTGGCCTGCTGGGCGACGATACCATCGGGCGTGAACGTCGCACCTTGCGCGCGCGCTATCGGCTGGTTGACCTGACCACCGGCGAAACCGTGCTGGATACGACATCGGGCATGGACGCCGGTATCGACGTCGTTTCCAGTGAATATGCGACCATCGCGGCAGAGCAGACCGCGATCGAGAATCTGACGCGCGAAGTGTCCGAACGCATCGTCACCAACGTCGCGTTGAAACTGCGCGCCAACGGCCCCGCGCCGGTGATGTGA
- a CDS encoding DUF1993 family protein → MTPSSILSATYVQHLHLLANWLTKARDQLGDAAAQDLLVSRIAPDMFPLATQVRFVCAQALEGTYRLREMEFPALVGEMLKEGQNAGDAPGTIDSALARIEQTITVVEKLLNPAKVDAPDRPVAHSLPIGIVFDVTLEQYVRDWALPQFYFHLVTAYAIMRGQGVELGKADFVAHMFAHVRPGTLPANMG, encoded by the coding sequence ATGACGCCATCCTCGATCCTGTCCGCGACTTATGTCCAACACCTGCATTTGCTCGCCAACTGGTTGACCAAGGCGCGCGATCAGCTGGGGGATGCTGCCGCTCAAGACCTTTTGGTCTCCCGGATCGCGCCAGATATGTTTCCGCTGGCGACCCAAGTCCGCTTTGTCTGTGCGCAGGCCTTGGAAGGGACATACCGGCTGCGTGAGATGGAGTTCCCCGCGCTCGTCGGCGAAATGCTGAAAGAGGGTCAGAACGCTGGTGATGCCCCAGGCACGATCGATAGCGCCCTCGCGCGGATCGAGCAGACGATCACGGTTGTCGAAAAATTGCTGAACCCGGCCAAGGTCGATGCCCCGGACCGGCCTGTCGCGCATAGCCTGCCCATCGGCATTGTTTTCGATGTAACGTTGGAACAGTACGTTCGCGACTGGGCCTTGCCGCAGTTCTATTTTCACCTCGTCACTGCCTACGCGATCATGCGGGGGCAGGGCGTGGAACTGGGCAAGGCAGATTTCGTCGCACACATGTTTGCGCACGTAAGGCCCGGCACATTGCCTGCGAACATGGGGTAA
- the phbB gene encoding acetoacetyl-CoA reductase has protein sequence MTRVAVVTGGSRGIGEGISLALRDLGFTVAANYAGNDEKARAFTERTGIPTYKFDVGDHEATIAGCAKIAEDLGPIDVVVNNAGITRDGVLHKMSWDDWNEVMRVNLGGCFNMAKATFPGMRERKWGRIVNIGSVNGQAGQYGQVNYAAAKSGIHGFTKALAQEGAKYGVTVNAIAPGYIDTDMVAAVPESVLEKIIQKIPVGRLGHADEIARGVAFFASEEATFVTGSTLSINGGQHMY, from the coding sequence ATGACAAGAGTTGCAGTCGTCACAGGGGGCAGCCGGGGCATCGGCGAGGGAATCAGCCTGGCCCTGCGCGACCTGGGTTTCACCGTTGCCGCCAACTATGCTGGCAATGACGAAAAGGCCCGCGCCTTCACAGAGCGGACGGGCATTCCGACCTATAAATTCGACGTGGGCGACCACGAAGCGACCATCGCCGGTTGCGCCAAGATCGCCGAAGATCTTGGCCCCATCGATGTCGTCGTCAACAACGCTGGCATCACCCGCGATGGCGTTCTGCACAAGATGAGCTGGGACGACTGGAACGAGGTGATGCGCGTCAACCTTGGCGGGTGTTTCAACATGGCCAAGGCCACGTTCCCCGGCATGCGCGAACGCAAGTGGGGCCGCATCGTCAACATCGGTTCGGTCAACGGCCAGGCCGGTCAGTACGGTCAGGTCAACTATGCCGCGGCCAAGTCGGGCATCCACGGCTTTACCAAAGCCTTGGCGCAGGAAGGCGCGAAGTACGGCGTGACCGTGAACGCGATCGCGCCGGGCTATATCGACACCGATATGGTTGCCGCCGTTCCCGAATCGGTTCTGGAGAAGATCATCCAGAAAATCCCGGTCGGCCGCCTTGGCCATGCCGACGAAATCGCCCGCGGCGTCGCCTTCTTCGCATCAGAGGAGGCGACCTTCGTCACCGGATCGACCCTGTCGATCAACGGCGGCCAGCATATGTATTGA
- a CDS encoding glutamate synthase subunit beta — MGKETGFLELDRVDRTYADPAERLQHYREFVIPHTEDGLRSQASRCMNCGIPYCHNGCPVNNIIPDWNHMTYEGDWKEALITLHSTNNFPEFTGRICPAPCEAACTLNITDEPVTIKSIECAIVDKGWENDWIKPQPPEKKTGKSVAVVGSGPAGMACAQQLARAGHSVTVFEKNDRVGGLLRYGIPDFKMEKHLINRRAAQMEAEGVTFRTSTEVGVEITLKTLKENFDAVVLSGGAEDARTLDIPGSEMSGVRLAMEFLTQQNKRNAGDDEQRAAPRGTLTATGKHVIVIGGGDTGSDCVGTSNRQGAASVTQLEIMPKPPEREDKAMTWPNWPLKLRTSSSHEEGVDRDFSVLTKRVVGENGKVTGLECVRLEWEGREMKEVPGSEFTLKADLILLAMGFVGPKKAGMLDKANLEYDARGNVAANTDDYRTSDAQVWVCGDMRRGQSLVVWAIREGRQAARSVDLALMGETELPR, encoded by the coding sequence ATGGGCAAGGAAACCGGCTTTCTCGAACTCGATCGCGTCGACCGTACTTATGCGGACCCGGCGGAGCGCCTTCAGCACTATCGGGAATTCGTGATTCCCCACACCGAGGATGGGCTGCGTTCGCAGGCCTCGCGGTGCATGAATTGCGGCATTCCCTATTGTCACAACGGCTGTCCGGTGAACAACATCATCCCGGACTGGAACCACATGACCTATGAGGGGGACTGGAAGGAGGCGCTGATCACGCTGCACTCCACCAACAATTTCCCCGAGTTCACCGGCCGCATCTGCCCCGCCCCGTGCGAAGCGGCGTGCACCCTCAACATCACCGACGAACCGGTGACCATCAAGTCGATCGAATGCGCCATCGTCGACAAGGGGTGGGAGAACGACTGGATCAAGCCGCAACCGCCGGAAAAGAAGACCGGAAAGTCGGTTGCCGTCGTCGGTTCGGGACCTGCGGGCATGGCCTGCGCGCAGCAGCTGGCGCGCGCGGGGCACTCCGTCACGGTGTTCGAGAAGAACGACCGGGTCGGCGGATTGCTGCGTTACGGCATTCCCGACTTCAAGATGGAAAAGCATCTGATCAACCGCCGCGCGGCACAGATGGAGGCCGAAGGCGTTACCTTCCGCACCAGCACCGAGGTCGGGGTGGAGATCACGCTCAAGACGCTGAAGGAAAACTTCGACGCGGTCGTCCTGTCGGGCGGCGCGGAAGATGCCCGTACGCTCGATATTCCGGGTTCGGAAATGAGCGGCGTGCGCCTTGCGATGGAATTCCTGACGCAGCAGAACAAGCGCAACGCGGGCGATGACGAACAGCGCGCCGCCCCGCGCGGCACGCTGACCGCGACGGGCAAGCACGTCATCGTCATCGGCGGCGGCGATACCGGTTCGGACTGCGTCGGCACCAGCAACCGTCAGGGCGCAGCCAGCGTCACGCAGCTGGAAATCATGCCCAAACCGCCGGAGCGCGAGGACAAGGCGATGACGTGGCCGAACTGGCCGCTGAAGCTGCGCACCTCGTCCAGCCACGAAGAGGGTGTCGACCGTGACTTCTCTGTCCTGACCAAACGGGTCGTGGGCGAGAACGGGAAGGTCACCGGCCTCGAATGCGTCCGCCTCGAATGGGAAGGCCGCGAGATGAAGGAAGTGCCGGGCAGCGAATTCACGCTGAAGGCCGACCTGATCCTGCTTGCGATGGGCTTCGTCGGTCCGAAGAAGGCCGGTATGCTCGACAAGGCCAACCTCGAGTATGACGCGCGCGGCAATGTCGCGGCAAATACCGACGACTATCGCACCAGCGATGCGCAGGTCTGGGTCTGCGGTGACATGCGCCGTGGGCAGAGCCTTGTCGTCTGGGCGATCCGCGAAGGCCGTCAGGCTGCGCGCAGCGTCGATCTGGCGCTGATGGGCGAGACCGAACTGCCGCGCTGA